The following coding sequences lie in one Cupriavidus sp. WKF15 genomic window:
- the tgt gene encoding tRNA guanosine(34) transglycosylase Tgt, with the protein MLNFELLTTDGNARRGRVTLNHGVVETPIFMPVGTYGSVKAMSPLELNEIGAQIILGNTFHLWLRPGLDVVNSHEGLHRFIGWDKPILTDSGGFQVFSLGDLRKITEDGVTFASPVNGDKLFLSPEISMQIQRTLNSDIVMQFDECTPYEIEGRPATHEEAARSMRMSLRWAKRSRDEFERLANPNALFGIVQGGMFEDLRDESLAGLPELDFHGFAIGGLSVGEPKEDMMRVLEHVAPRLPANKPHYLMGVGTPEDLVAGVAAGVDMFDCVMPTRNARNGWLFTRYGDVKIRNAAHRNDPRPLDEGCACYTCRNFSRAYLHHLHRVGEILGARLNTIHNLHYYLQLMREMREAIEQHRFSDFRRQFASDRARGTR; encoded by the coding sequence ATGCTCAACTTCGAACTCCTCACCACCGACGGCAACGCGCGCCGCGGCCGCGTCACCCTGAACCACGGCGTGGTCGAAACGCCCATCTTCATGCCGGTCGGCACCTATGGCTCGGTCAAGGCCATGTCGCCGCTGGAGCTGAACGAGATCGGCGCGCAGATCATCCTGGGCAACACCTTCCACCTGTGGCTGCGCCCGGGACTGGACGTGGTGAACAGCCATGAAGGCCTGCACCGCTTCATCGGCTGGGACAAGCCGATCCTGACCGATTCCGGCGGCTTCCAGGTGTTTTCACTGGGCGACCTGCGCAAGATCACCGAAGACGGCGTCACGTTCGCGTCGCCGGTGAATGGCGACAAGCTGTTCCTGTCGCCCGAGATCTCGATGCAGATCCAGCGCACGCTGAACTCGGACATCGTCATGCAGTTCGACGAATGCACGCCGTACGAGATCGAAGGCCGCCCCGCCACGCACGAAGAGGCCGCCAGGTCGATGCGCATGAGCCTGCGCTGGGCCAAGCGCTCGCGCGACGAATTCGAGCGCCTGGCCAACCCGAATGCGCTGTTCGGCATCGTCCAGGGCGGTATGTTCGAGGACCTGCGCGACGAATCGCTGGCCGGCCTGCCCGAGCTGGATTTCCACGGCTTCGCCATCGGCGGCCTGTCGGTGGGCGAGCCCAAGGAAGACATGATGCGCGTGCTCGAGCATGTGGCGCCGCGCCTGCCGGCCAACAAGCCCCACTACCTGATGGGCGTGGGCACGCCTGAAGACCTGGTAGCCGGCGTGGCCGCCGGGGTCGACATGTTCGACTGCGTGATGCCGACCCGCAACGCGCGCAATGGCTGGCTCTTCACGCGCTACGGCGACGTCAAGATCAGGAACGCCGCGCACCGCAACGACCCGCGCCCGCTCGACGAAGGCTGCGCCTGCTACACCTGCCGCAACTTCTCGCGCGCCTACCTGCACCACCTGCACCGCGTCGGCGAGATCCTGGGCGCGCGCCTGAATACCATCCACAACCTGCACTACTATCTGCAGCTGATGCGCGAAATGCGCGAGGCGATCGAACAACACCGCTTCAGCGACTTCCGCCGCCAGTTCGCCAGCGACCGCGCGCGCGGCACGCGCTGA
- the yajC gene encoding preprotein translocase subunit YajC — translation MLISNAFAQTAGAGGAAGGLMSFLPIILMFAVLWFIMIRPQMKRQKEAKAMLEALAKNDEVVTAGGILGKVTKVTDQYVSLEIAAGTEVTVQKNAVTTVLPKGSLKSL, via the coding sequence GTGCTGATTTCTAACGCATTCGCCCAGACCGCCGGTGCCGGCGGCGCAGCGGGTGGCCTGATGAGCTTCCTGCCCATCATCCTGATGTTCGCGGTGCTGTGGTTCATCATGATCCGCCCGCAGATGAAGCGCCAGAAGGAAGCCAAGGCCATGCTGGAAGCCCTTGCCAAGAACGACGAAGTCGTCACGGCCGGCGGCATCCTGGGCAAGGTGACCAAGGTGACCGATCAGTACGTCAGCCTGGAAATCGCCGCAGGCACTGAAGTCACCGTGCAGAAGAACGCCGTGACCACGGTGCTGCCGAAGGGCTCGCTGAAGTCGCTCTGA
- the secD gene encoding protein translocase subunit SecD — protein MNRYPLWKYLVILVALAIGITYTLPNFFGEAPAVQVSSGKATVKVDLSMQKHVEEILAQNQLQPDGIFFDVSGQSGSVKARFRTADDQLKAKDVLTRALNPDVNDPTYVVALNLLSGSPRWLTAMHALPMYLGLDLRGGVHFLLQVDMKGAVDKKLDSLSGDARTLLRDKNVRHGGIDRDGDKLTVRLNNADDANRARGILADNLRELAFAMDGNNVVGTFTEAARKAVQDAAVKQNITTLHNRVNELGVAEPVIQQQGADRIVVQLPGVQDTAKAKDIIGRTATLEARLADPDAPRNPRPGDPVPFGDELFTQGNGAPVILRKQVIFTGDRIESASAGFDQNQRPSVNIKLDAQGGRVLRDVSRENIGKPMGIVLFEKGKGEVLTVATIQSELGSSFQITGSYSTEAANDLALLLRAGSLAAPMEIIEERTIGPSLGADNIKKGFDSVAYGFGAIAVFMVLYYMLFGVFSVAALGINLLLLIAVLSMLQATLTLPGIAAIALVLGMAIDANVLINERIREELRGGASPQMAIAVGFERAWATILDSNVTTLIAGLALLAFGSGPVRGFAVVHCLGILTSMFSAVFFNRGLVNLWYGRKKKLQSVAIGQIWKPGADTPVAK, from the coding sequence ATGAATCGTTATCCGCTTTGGAAATATCTCGTGATCCTGGTGGCCCTGGCCATCGGCATCACCTATACCTTGCCGAACTTCTTCGGCGAGGCGCCTGCCGTGCAGGTCTCCTCGGGCAAGGCCACGGTCAAGGTGGACCTCTCCATGCAGAAGCATGTGGAAGAGATCCTGGCCCAGAACCAGCTCCAGCCTGACGGCATTTTCTTCGATGTTTCCGGCCAGTCCGGCTCTGTCAAGGCGCGCTTCCGCACCGCCGACGACCAGCTCAAGGCCAAGGACGTCCTGACGCGCGCGCTCAACCCCGACGTGAACGACCCGACCTACGTGGTCGCGCTGAACCTGCTCTCGGGCTCGCCGCGCTGGCTGACCGCGATGCACGCGCTGCCGATGTACCTGGGCCTGGACCTGCGCGGCGGCGTGCACTTCCTGCTGCAGGTGGACATGAAGGGCGCCGTCGACAAGAAGCTCGACAGCCTCTCGGGTGATGCCCGCACCCTGCTGCGCGACAAGAACGTGCGCCACGGCGGCATCGACCGCGACGGCGACAAGCTGACCGTGCGCCTCAACAACGCCGACGACGCCAACCGCGCGCGCGGCATCCTGGCCGACAACCTGCGCGAGCTGGCCTTCGCCATGGACGGCAACAACGTGGTCGGCACTTTCACCGAGGCCGCCCGCAAGGCCGTGCAGGACGCCGCCGTCAAGCAGAACATCACCACCCTGCACAACCGCGTGAACGAGCTTGGCGTGGCCGAGCCCGTGATCCAGCAGCAAGGCGCCGACCGCATCGTGGTGCAGCTGCCCGGCGTGCAGGACACCGCCAAGGCCAAGGACATCATCGGCCGTACCGCCACGCTGGAAGCGCGCCTGGCCGATCCCGACGCCCCGCGCAACCCGCGCCCGGGCGACCCGGTTCCGTTTGGCGACGAACTGTTCACGCAAGGCAACGGCGCCCCGGTGATCCTGCGCAAGCAGGTGATCTTCACCGGCGACCGTATCGAAAGCGCCTCGGCCGGCTTCGACCAGAACCAGCGCCCGTCGGTCAACATCAAGCTCGACGCACAAGGCGGCCGCGTGCTGCGCGACGTCTCGCGCGAGAACATCGGCAAGCCGATGGGCATCGTGCTGTTCGAGAAGGGCAAGGGTGAAGTGCTGACCGTGGCGACAATCCAGTCGGAACTCGGCTCGAGCTTCCAGATCACCGGCTCCTACTCGACCGAGGCCGCCAACGACCTGGCGCTGCTGCTGCGCGCCGGCTCGCTGGCCGCGCCGATGGAGATCATCGAGGAACGCACCATCGGCCCGTCGCTGGGCGCGGACAACATCAAGAAGGGCTTTGACTCGGTGGCCTATGGCTTCGGCGCCATCGCCGTGTTCATGGTCCTGTACTACATGCTGTTCGGCGTATTCTCGGTCGCCGCGCTGGGCATCAACCTGCTGCTGCTGATCGCGGTGCTGTCGATGCTGCAGGCCACGCTGACACTGCCGGGCATCGCCGCTATCGCGCTGGTGCTGGGCATGGCCATCGACGCCAACGTGCTGATCAACGAGCGCATCCGCGAGGAACTGCGCGGCGGGGCCTCGCCGCAGATGGCCATCGCCGTCGGCTTCGAGCGCGCCTGGGCCACCATCCTGGACTCCAACGTCACCACGCTGATCGCGGGCCTGGCGCTGCTGGCCTTCGGCTCGGGCCCGGTGCGCGGCTTTGCCGTGGTGCACTGCCTGGGCATCCTGACCTCGATGTTCTCGGCGGTGTTCTTCAACCGTGGCCTGGTCAACCTCTGGTACGGCCGCAAGAAGAAGCTGCAGAGCGTGGCCATCGGCCAGATCTGGAAGCCGGGTGCGGACACCCCGGTCGCCAAGTAA
- the secF gene encoding protein translocase subunit SecF, translating to MEFFRIRRDIPFMKHALVFNVVSFLTFAAAVFFLWHKGLHLSIEFTGGTVMEVNYQQAADLEKIRGQVGQLGYHDIQVQNFGTSRDVMIRLPLQKGPDGKQVTSAQQSEQVMGALQAAAPDVKLQRVEFVGPQVGKELATDGLLALLCVVIGIVIYLSFRFEWKFAVAGIIANLHDVVIILGFFAFFQWEFSLSVLAAILAVLGYSVNESVVIFDRIREAFRKYRKMTTHEVIDHAITSTMSRTIITHGSTEMMVLSMFFFGGPTLHYFALALTVGILFGIYSSVFVAAALAMWFGVKREDLVKGEKKAGGTDRDDPNYGAQA from the coding sequence ATGGAATTTTTCCGCATCCGGCGCGACATTCCGTTCATGAAGCACGCGTTGGTCTTCAACGTGGTCTCCTTCCTGACGTTTGCCGCCGCCGTATTCTTCCTGTGGCACAAGGGCCTGCACCTGTCGATCGAGTTCACCGGCGGTACGGTGATGGAGGTCAACTACCAGCAGGCGGCCGACCTGGAGAAGATCCGCGGCCAGGTCGGACAGCTGGGCTACCACGACATCCAGGTGCAGAACTTCGGCACCTCGCGCGACGTCATGATCCGCCTGCCGCTGCAGAAGGGCCCGGACGGCAAGCAGGTGACTTCCGCCCAGCAGAGCGAGCAGGTCATGGGCGCGCTGCAGGCCGCCGCGCCTGACGTCAAGCTGCAACGCGTGGAGTTCGTCGGCCCGCAGGTCGGCAAGGAACTGGCGACCGACGGCCTGCTGGCACTGCTGTGCGTGGTGATCGGCATCGTGATCTACCTGTCGTTCCGCTTCGAGTGGAAGTTCGCGGTGGCGGGCATCATCGCCAACCTGCACGACGTGGTGATCATCCTGGGCTTCTTCGCGTTCTTCCAGTGGGAATTCTCGCTGTCGGTGCTGGCGGCCATCCTGGCGGTGCTCGGCTACTCGGTGAACGAGTCGGTGGTGATCTTCGACCGGATCCGCGAAGCCTTCCGCAAGTACCGCAAGATGACCACGCACGAGGTCATCGACCACGCGATCACCAGCACGATGTCGCGGACCATCATCACTCACGGCTCGACCGAAATGATGGTGCTGTCGATGTTCTTCTTCGGCGGACCCACCCTGCACTACTTCGCACTGGCGCTGACGGTCGGTATCCTGTTCGGTATCTACTCGTCGGTGTTCGTTGCCGCAGCGCTGGCCATGTGGTTCGGCGTCAAGCGCGAAGACCTGGTCAAGGGCGAGAAGAAGGCAGGCGGCACGGACCGCGACGACCCCAACTACGGCGCGCAGGCCTGA
- a CDS encoding response regulator — translation MSEPIATQAPPPAILFVDDEATAVKYFQRAIGALAPVVTAGSVEEGKTLLEAHADSLAVLVSDQRMPGEYGNELLRHARERYPHIVRILTTAYSELDQTVEAVNQGQIHRYIKKPWDITALRMELKQALEMAGLRKERDQLVREKLSVLQTQTVATRIGMVHALCASLVGPGRFQPVETYLAATELAGARNAEPDWQRLDYADLVGAESERSGSFGHAVGTQLAALRTRYAGRGAADAAAIITEALGDGMVRREGDAVVWTAPSALSEFLARPVGEAVSAQHATWLACLLWLEEAGGALQCAREGETIACRAGERAASFSTDRLAIWIERFSEQA, via the coding sequence ATGAGCGAACCGATTGCCACCCAGGCACCACCCCCGGCGATTCTGTTCGTCGACGACGAGGCGACAGCCGTCAAATATTTCCAGCGCGCCATCGGCGCGCTGGCCCCTGTGGTGACCGCCGGCTCGGTGGAAGAGGGCAAGACGCTGCTCGAAGCGCACGCGGACAGCCTGGCGGTGCTGGTGTCCGACCAGCGCATGCCCGGAGAGTACGGCAATGAGCTGCTGCGCCATGCGCGCGAACGCTATCCCCATATCGTGCGGATCCTGACCACGGCTTACTCGGAGCTGGACCAGACCGTCGAGGCCGTCAACCAGGGGCAGATCCACCGCTATATCAAGAAGCCGTGGGATATCACCGCGCTGCGCATGGAGCTGAAGCAGGCGCTGGAAATGGCCGGCCTGCGCAAGGAGCGCGACCAGCTCGTGCGCGAGAAGCTGAGCGTGCTGCAGACCCAGACCGTGGCCACGCGCATCGGCATGGTCCACGCGCTGTGCGCGAGCCTGGTCGGCCCGGGCCGCTTCCAGCCGGTTGAAACCTATCTGGCAGCCACCGAGCTGGCCGGCGCGCGCAATGCCGAGCCCGACTGGCAACGGCTCGACTATGCCGACCTGGTGGGCGCCGAGAGCGAGCGCAGTGGCAGCTTCGGCCATGCGGTAGGCACGCAGTTGGCGGCCTTGCGCACGCGCTATGCCGGGCGCGGTGCCGCCGACGCGGCGGCGATCATCACCGAGGCGCTGGGCGATGGCATGGTGCGCCGCGAAGGCGATGCCGTGGTGTGGACGGCGCCATCCGCGCTCAGCGAATTCCTGGCCAGGCCGGTGGGCGAAGCCGTGTCCGCGCAGCATGCGACGTGGCTGGCCTGCCTGCTGTGGCTGGAAGAGGCCGGCGGCGCGCTGCAGTGCGCGCGGGAAGGCGAGACCATTGCCTGCCGCGCCGGCGAGCGCGCGGCCAGCTTTTCGACGGACCGCCTGGCGATCTGGATCGAGCGGTTTTCGGAGCAGGCCTGA
- a CDS encoding hybrid sensor histidine kinase/response regulator: MSEVQQARPTVLYVDDEEMACKYFARAVGNEYEVLIATGADQAIDMLRAEGARTVILVTDFRMPGRDGGDLLRQVAEEFPQVVRILVTAYADKDVLLQTVNSGEVFRILEKPLSVGDVRNVLRLAVERSRERALRQQRLMAIDETLAFLAHELNTPLAAIANFARGIEGRVAAEYSAQRQGEIGQAASAMHDNAQYCLAVLSSFLQSVRSSAGSAPARQEPGAEVSAGALVASLLDTYPFTGDQRNWVQVEMHGDFPVQTLPNCVALVLSSVMSNALRALGDIGAPLLRFIVVAKPRQEIRICDNGPGIPPEVMERLLVDPVTTHAGAGGSGLGMIFCNRVMQSFGGGIRIASASGAGTTVTLDFPNFKNRMHRSDR, from the coding sequence ATGAGCGAAGTCCAGCAGGCACGGCCCACTGTGCTCTATGTCGACGATGAAGAGATGGCGTGCAAATACTTTGCGCGCGCCGTCGGCAACGAGTATGAGGTTCTGATCGCAACCGGTGCCGATCAAGCCATCGACATGCTGCGTGCGGAGGGCGCGCGCACGGTCATCCTGGTGACCGACTTCCGCATGCCAGGGCGCGACGGCGGCGACCTGCTGCGCCAGGTGGCAGAGGAATTCCCGCAGGTCGTGCGTATCCTCGTCACGGCTTACGCCGACAAGGACGTGCTGCTGCAGACGGTCAACAGCGGCGAGGTGTTCCGCATCCTGGAAAAGCCGCTGAGCGTCGGCGACGTGCGCAATGTGCTGCGGCTGGCCGTGGAGCGTTCGCGCGAGCGGGCCCTGCGGCAGCAGCGGCTGATGGCCATCGACGAGACGCTCGCCTTCCTGGCCCACGAACTGAACACGCCGCTGGCGGCCATCGCCAATTTCGCACGTGGCATTGAAGGCCGCGTGGCGGCGGAATACAGCGCGCAGCGCCAGGGCGAGATCGGCCAGGCCGCCAGCGCGATGCACGACAACGCCCAGTATTGCCTGGCGGTGCTGTCGTCGTTCCTGCAATCCGTGCGCAGCAGCGCAGGCAGCGCGCCGGCGCGGCAGGAGCCCGGCGCCGAGGTGAGCGCGGGTGCGCTGGTCGCGTCGCTGCTGGACACCTATCCCTTTACCGGCGACCAGCGCAACTGGGTACAGGTGGAGATGCATGGCGACTTCCCCGTGCAGACGCTGCCCAATTGCGTGGCACTGGTGCTCTCCTCGGTCATGAGCAACGCGTTGCGCGCGCTCGGCGACATCGGCGCGCCATTGCTGCGATTTATCGTAGTGGCGAAGCCGCGGCAGGAGATCCGCATCTGCGACAACGGGCCCGGGATTCCGCCCGAAGTGATGGAACGACTACTGGTGGACCCCGTCACCACCCACGCCGGGGCAGGCGGCAGCGGCCTCGGCATGATTTTCTGCAACCGCGTCATGCAGTCGTTCGGCGGCGGCATCCGGATCGCCTCAGCGTCCGGGGCCGGCACGACGGTGACGCTGGACTTCCCAAATTTCAAGAATCGAATGCACAGGAGTGACCGATGA
- a CDS encoding HAMP domain-containing sensor histidine kinase encodes MSTNQLYAGYQSELADFRLAFSRGGAYTAIVLVLLGVGLDYGQYPQQQLVFGLARVVVSLLIAGVVVMLYSAAGRRFAPWLTLTWLLLPQIMIAWMISQTEGVESPYYVGLNLAIFASGIALPFGLWQNLVFGMLSYLLYALACLLHSGGIEPMGTFIVNSLFLLFAAAASGVYTFFNERARFMLFRLKAEVAEKNAELEVINRKLVDIKGQMLQQEKMAAIGTLAAGLLHEVNNPVNFCLMAIEVAMEEPQAKENPSLEECLVDAKQGMQRIQHIVSDLKTFAYRKPGAEVEGTPFLFEKALDSSIRLTAHELRGVKVTRDLPDDTLVLGDEAAVIGVLINLFSNAALAMRKAGTTAPAIHTTVRWVESRLHVRVQDNGPGIAPEHLARVFEPFFTTRDVGQGLGLGLSISYAVIERHGGQLYAESEVGQWAAFSFDLPRAE; translated from the coding sequence ATGAGTACGAACCAACTATATGCGGGCTACCAGTCCGAACTGGCGGATTTTCGCCTCGCGTTCAGCCGCGGCGGTGCCTATACCGCCATCGTGCTGGTGCTGCTCGGGGTCGGGCTGGACTACGGCCAGTATCCGCAGCAGCAACTCGTCTTCGGGCTCGCGCGCGTGGTGGTGTCGCTGCTGATCGCCGGCGTGGTGGTCATGCTCTACAGCGCGGCCGGGCGGCGTTTCGCGCCCTGGCTCACGCTGACCTGGCTGCTGCTGCCGCAGATCATGATCGCGTGGATGATCTCGCAGACCGAGGGCGTGGAATCGCCGTACTACGTGGGGCTCAACCTGGCGATCTTCGCCTCGGGCATCGCGCTGCCGTTCGGGCTGTGGCAGAACCTGGTGTTCGGCATGCTCTCGTACCTGCTGTATGCGCTGGCCTGCCTGCTGCATTCCGGCGGCATCGAGCCGATGGGCACGTTTATCGTCAATTCGCTGTTCCTGCTGTTCGCCGCGGCGGCCAGCGGCGTCTATACCTTCTTCAACGAGCGCGCGCGTTTCATGCTGTTCCGGCTCAAGGCCGAAGTGGCGGAAAAGAACGCCGAGCTGGAAGTCATCAACCGCAAGCTCGTCGACATCAAGGGCCAGATGCTGCAGCAGGAGAAGATGGCCGCGATCGGCACGCTCGCGGCCGGCCTGCTGCACGAGGTCAACAACCCGGTCAACTTCTGCCTGATGGCGATCGAGGTGGCCATGGAAGAGCCGCAGGCCAAGGAGAACCCGTCGCTGGAGGAGTGCCTGGTCGATGCCAAGCAGGGGATGCAGCGCATCCAGCATATCGTGTCCGACCTGAAGACCTTTGCCTACCGCAAGCCCGGTGCCGAGGTCGAGGGCACGCCGTTCCTGTTCGAGAAGGCGCTCGATTCCTCCATCCGCCTGACGGCCCACGAACTGCGCGGCGTCAAGGTGACGCGCGACCTGCCTGATGACACGCTGGTGCTCGGCGACGAAGCCGCCGTCATCGGCGTGCTGATCAACCTTTTTTCCAATGCCGCGCTGGCCATGCGCAAGGCAGGCACGACGGCACCGGCGATCCATACCACGGTCAGGTGGGTGGAGAGCCGGCTACATGTGCGCGTGCAGGACAATGGCCCGGGCATCGCCCCGGAGCACCTGGCGCGCGTGTTTGAACCCTTCTTTACGACGCGCGACGTGGGGCAGGGACTGGGCCTGGGCCTGTCGATCAGCTATGCGGTGATCGAGCGGCACGGCGGCCAGCTCTATGCCGAAAGCGAAGTCGGCCAGTGGGCCGCCTTCAGCTTCGACCTGCCGCGCGCGGAGTGA
- a CDS encoding class I SAM-dependent methyltransferase, translating into MYSKTQIDPVVSFRNSQGEQVRGTIINLQRKSLVMEIYNPYSIVQVSEVLSELSVRMGAKNAYLGKAVVMSLVNTGLTAVVSLTLIDEWRELSDLNNEPKSVAREAELFVQDWDARFNIRRDYQIVVNEMRAFLSEVSRWVEQVDLTESLPKVDGRLREDVFYELATPIMGRTKRYLDWLEEEAQRVDPEIAPVHRTYAQAALHPLLLRAPFVYRTFTKPLGYAGDYEMVNQILGDPQQGPTTYFQIVNTAFLKAAVATAHRNRIDLLIDFLKRQAERATVAGRPFRLLNVGCGPAFEIQRFVREYERPEMLSFQLVDFSEETLEYTKASIERAAAQAGHKVSVEMVHQSVHELLKRRIAADDFDAREFDAVYCAGLFDYLSDKVCSRLLSYFASRTRPGGQVLVTNVHADNPEKFGMEHLLEWYLIYRDDPGMLALLPDNSCEHRVYVDATGVNVFAEATIQ; encoded by the coding sequence GTGTATTCCAAAACGCAAATCGATCCGGTGGTCAGTTTCCGCAACTCGCAGGGTGAGCAGGTGCGGGGCACGATCATCAATCTCCAGAGAAAGTCTCTGGTGATGGAAATCTACAATCCGTATTCGATCGTGCAGGTCAGCGAGGTGCTGAGCGAGCTCAGTGTCCGGATGGGGGCAAAGAACGCCTACCTTGGCAAGGCCGTGGTCATGAGCCTGGTGAATACCGGCCTGACCGCGGTGGTGTCGCTGACGCTGATCGACGAATGGCGCGAGCTCAGCGACCTCAACAACGAGCCCAAGTCGGTCGCCCGCGAGGCCGAACTGTTCGTGCAGGACTGGGACGCGCGCTTCAACATCCGGCGCGACTACCAGATCGTGGTCAACGAGATGCGCGCGTTCCTGTCAGAGGTGTCGCGCTGGGTGGAGCAGGTCGACCTGACCGAGTCGCTGCCCAAGGTCGACGGCCGCCTGCGCGAGGACGTGTTCTACGAGCTCGCCACGCCGATCATGGGCCGCACCAAGCGCTATCTCGACTGGCTCGAGGAAGAGGCGCAGCGCGTCGATCCGGAGATCGCCCCGGTGCACCGCACCTACGCCCAGGCGGCGCTGCACCCGCTGCTGCTGCGCGCGCCGTTCGTCTACCGGACCTTCACCAAGCCGCTTGGCTACGCTGGTGACTACGAGATGGTGAACCAGATCCTGGGCGATCCGCAGCAGGGGCCCACCACCTACTTCCAGATCGTCAACACCGCCTTCCTCAAGGCGGCGGTCGCCACGGCCCACCGCAACCGCATCGACCTGCTGATCGACTTCCTGAAGCGGCAGGCCGAGCGTGCTACGGTGGCCGGACGCCCGTTCCGTTTGCTGAACGTGGGTTGCGGCCCGGCCTTCGAAATCCAGCGCTTTGTCCGCGAATACGAACGCCCGGAAATGCTCTCGTTCCAGCTCGTCGACTTCAGCGAAGAGACCCTCGAATACACCAAGGCCTCGATCGAGCGCGCCGCCGCGCAGGCCGGGCACAAGGTTTCGGTGGAGATGGTTCACCAGTCGGTGCATGAACTGCTCAAGCGGCGCATCGCTGCGGACGATTTCGATGCCAGGGAATTCGATGCCGTCTATTGCGCGGGCCTCTTCGACTACCTGTCCGACAAGGTGTGTTCGCGACTGCTGTCGTACTTCGCGTCGCGCACCCGGCCCGGCGGGCAGGTACTTGTCACCAACGTGCATGCGGACAATCCGGAGAAATTCGGCATGGAGCACCTGCTGGAGTGGTACCTGATCTATCGGGACGACCCGGGCATGCTGGCGCTGCTGCCCGATAATTCGTGCGAGCACCGGGTCTATGTCGATGCCACCGGCGTCAACGTGTTTGCCGAAGCGACCATTCAATGA
- a CDS encoding YceI family protein — MKLRTLMTAVAAVAATAAFGVASANTVTYNLDPTHTYPSFEADHLGGLSTWRGKFEKSSGVVTLDRVAKSGTVDVKIDPASIDFGNAKLNQHAKSPDMFDVEAFPEASYKGKFSKFKGDVPTEVEGVLTLHGVSKPVKLEIRDFKCIQHPMLKREACGADAVGQFNRADFGVDYGVKMGFNPQVKLAIQVEGVRAE; from the coding sequence ATGAAACTGCGTACCCTCATGACCGCCGTGGCGGCCGTTGCTGCAACCGCCGCCTTTGGCGTGGCTTCGGCCAATACCGTGACCTATAACCTCGATCCGACCCATACCTACCCGAGCTTCGAGGCCGACCACCTCGGCGGCCTGTCGACCTGGCGCGGCAAGTTCGAGAAGTCCAGCGGCGTCGTCACGCTGGACCGCGTCGCCAAGAGCGGCACGGTGGACGTGAAGATCGACCCGGCTTCGATCGACTTCGGCAATGCCAAGCTGAACCAGCATGCCAAGAGCCCCGACATGTTCGACGTCGAGGCTTTCCCTGAAGCCAGCTACAAGGGCAAGTTCAGCAAGTTCAAGGGCGACGTCCCGACCGAAGTGGAGGGCGTGCTGACCCTGCACGGCGTGTCCAAGCCGGTGAAGCTGGAAATCCGCGACTTCAAGTGCATCCAGCATCCGATGCTCAAGCGCGAGGCCTGCGGCGCCGACGCCGTCGGCCAGTTCAACCGCGCCGATTTCGGCGTCGACTATGGCGTGAAGATGGGCTTCAATCCCCAGGTCAAGCTGGCGATCCAGGTCGAAGGCGTCCGGGCAGAGTAA
- a CDS encoding YceI family protein, with the protein MKRIPRPGSLLLATVLATTGVAANLAWAQIDTAKSSVTAVARQIGVPMEGKFKKFDANVDFDPAKLAASSAKVEIDVSSFEIADAETTKEVKGKDWFDAAKYPKAVFQSTSIKNGTPGKYEVAGKLTIKGKTQDIVIPATYRQDGGAQVFEGVLPIKRTAFNIGDGEWKDTSVVADDVQIKFRIVTAAKK; encoded by the coding sequence ATGAAACGTATTCCCCGCCCCGGTTCGCTGCTGCTGGCCACGGTGCTGGCCACCACCGGTGTTGCCGCCAACCTTGCCTGGGCGCAGATCGACACCGCCAAAAGCTCGGTGACCGCAGTGGCGCGCCAGATCGGCGTGCCCATGGAAGGCAAGTTCAAGAAGTTTGACGCGAACGTCGACTTTGATCCCGCCAAGCTCGCGGCGTCGTCGGCCAAGGTCGAGATCGATGTGTCGAGCTTCGAGATCGCCGACGCCGAGACCACCAAGGAAGTGAAGGGCAAGGATTGGTTCGACGCGGCGAAGTACCCGAAGGCCGTGTTCCAGTCGACCAGCATCAAGAACGGCACGCCGGGCAAGTACGAAGTGGCCGGCAAGCTGACCATCAAGGGCAAGACCCAGGACATCGTCATTCCGGCCACCTATCGGCAGGACGGTGGTGCCCAGGTGTTCGAAGGCGTGCTGCCGATCAAGCGCACGGCCTTCAATATCGGCGACGGCGAATGGAAGGACACTTCCGTGGTCGCCGACGACGTGCAGATCAAGTTCCGTATCGTGACGGCAGCAAAGAAGTGA